CAGCTCCTTTTCATTTTAAAATAGCTACCAAACTTTAAAAAGCGTAAATAATGAGCTCCAATACTGTTTTTCTAAACGATGCTTTTATAGTGGAAGCTCAAGCTTCCCTATTAGTTACCGATCTTTCTATACAAAGAGGTTATGGAATATTTGACTTCTTTAAAACAATAAATGGTAAGCCAGTTTTCTTAGACGATCATATCGCACGCTTTTATAATTCTGCACAAAAAATGCACCTGCATATCAGTCAGACCCCTGAAGAATTAAAAGATATCATTACTGAACTGATGCAGAAAAACAATTTACCGGATTCAGGGATTAAGATGACTTTAACCGGCGGCTATTCTGCTGATGCCTATACCCTGCCAGCTGCACAAAATCTGATCATTACCCAGACAGCCTTAACTGTCCCAAAGGGACTTCAGGCCGAAGGCACCACTTTGGTTACTTATCCTTATCAAAGGCAGTTGTCAGAAATGAAAACGCTGGATTATTCTATGGCAATCTGGCTACAACCATTTATTAAAGAAAATAATGCAGGCGATGTATTGTATCAGTTCGATGGTTTTATTAAAGAAACACCAAGGGCCAACTTTTTTATGGTAACTACTGAGGGCGAAGTAATTACTGCTAAAGACAATGTTCTGAGCGGGGTAATCCGTAAAAATATATTGAATCTTAAGGATACAGGCTTTCAATTGACTGAACGTGAGTTTAGCCTGGAAGAACTCTATAACGCAAGCGAAGCCTTTATAACCAGCACCACGAAAAACATTCTTCCTGTGCTAAAGGTAGATGGAAAAGCAATTGGCAACGGGAAAGCGGGAAAGATTACGACTCAATTATCTGCTTTGCTGCTTGAAAAAATAAGATAGCGATCGCTATACAACCGCAGGATCTTCCTTTTTTGGTACTAATTTTTCAGCAAGACCAGCCCCCGCAGCAAGTAATTCATTGGTAATTGATCTCGTGTATTCCGAGATTTCTGCTTTAAAGTCTGCAACCGAAGCCCCGGACCGGATTTCTTCCAGTCTTTTCTCCCATGAACCAGTTAATTCAGCCTGTGCAATTTTCTGATCTTTCACCACATCATAAACTGCCAGTCCTTTAAAAGTCGGGACAAGATTTCTTTTTTCCCTCATAATATACTCCCTGGTGATCAGGGTTTCAATAATTG
The sequence above is drawn from the Pedobacter cryoconitis genome and encodes:
- a CDS encoding aminotransferase class IV → MSSNTVFLNDAFIVEAQASLLVTDLSIQRGYGIFDFFKTINGKPVFLDDHIARFYNSAQKMHLHISQTPEELKDIITELMQKNNLPDSGIKMTLTGGYSADAYTLPAAQNLIITQTALTVPKGLQAEGTTLVTYPYQRQLSEMKTLDYSMAIWLQPFIKENNAGDVLYQFDGFIKETPRANFFMVTTEGEVITAKDNVLSGVIRKNILNLKDTGFQLTEREFSLEELYNASEAFITSTTKNILPVLKVDGKAIGNGKAGKITTQLSALLLEKIR